TAGCCGCTCAGGTACAGCAGCGAGTACAGCAGCATGGACGCGTGCCCGGCGGAAAGGATGAACCGGTCGCGGTCCACCCACTGCGGGTCTGCGGGGTTGTGCTTCAGGTGGCGCGTCCAGATGACGTACGCCAGCGGCGCCAGCGCCATGGGGGTGCCGGGGTGGCCGGAGTTGGCCGCCTGCACCGCGTCCATCGACAGCGTGCGGATGGTGTTGATGCAGAGCTGGTCCAGCTCGCGCGAGTCAGCGCCCGGATTGGCCATCGATGTGTCGTCCCGTCTGGGTGATTCGGTACCGTGATTGGGGGAGGGCCCCTCCCCCGGCCCCTCCCCGCATCGAAGCCAGAGGAGAGGCGAGAACTTCGCCCGCAGCGCCCGAAGCGCGGTGTCATCCCGATGGAGCGGCCACTCCCGGTCGGCCCAAACGCCATAAACGGCAGCGATTGAGGGATCCGCCACACACATCGCGCGCCGCACATGGACGGAGGCACGAAGGAGTCCTAATCGGGGGTTCGACCAGGTGCCCGCGCATGCGTCGGCGGGCCCCTCCCCCGGCAAACTACGCCGGGAGAGGGGAGAACTTCGAGCGGGGTTCGACCGGGTGCCTCGCATGCTACGGCAGCCCCCTCCCCCCGGCCCCCATCCCCCGCTTCGCAGGGGAGGGGGAGACCTGAACTGCGCGTCGGCTGGCTCCCGACGCCGAACCGTCCGGTGCAGTCCGCGCAGGCGGACTTCGTGACGTTCCAGGCGCGGTTTCAACCGCCGGGACAGGGCCACGGGCATGCTCCCGTCCAGACGATACGCCCGAACCCGAAGTGTACCCCCTCTCCCACGCTGTTTGTGGGAGAGGGTGGACGAGCCTAGGCGAGGACGGGTGAGGGCCCCACGGCAGCCGAGGCCTCGGCATTCGTGACCGCTGCCGCGCCCAACCTTGGACGTGCCCCAGGCTAGATCCTTCGGCCCGCGTCGTGTGGCGTACGGGCAGATACAGTGCGCCTGGGCCTCAGGATGACAGGCTTCGCGCACTCGGCTGCGTCTCATCGGCGAGGCGGGTGAGGGCTCGGGCGGCGTGATACACCTCGTGCGCCTCGGCGTCCGGCTGCAGCACCACACCCTCGCGGTCCGCCGCCGCGAACTCCATCGCGTCCCCGATCACCCCCAGCCGCTCCAGCGCGACCAGCGCGGCGCCGCGGAGCGTGGTTTCGGGATCCGGCGCCAGGCGCAGCGGCCGGCCTAGCGCATCCGCTACCATGCGGGCCCACGCGGGCGACGCATGCAGCGCGCCGCCGCCGGCCACCACCTCCGCGGCCGGGCCGCCGTCCGCCTCCACAGCATCCAGCGCGTCCGCCATCGTGAACGCCGCCGCTTCCAGCCACGCCCGCGCGATCTCCACCGGGCCCGTCGCCTGCGTCATCCCCGCCATCACCGCCCATTCCGGTCCCCCGGGCCGGGGCGGACGCTCCGGCACCAGGCGCGGAACCACCGTCATCCCGTGCGCCGCTGGACGCATCGCCGAGAGCTGCGCCTCCAGCTCGTCCGCGGGCGGAAGGGCCAGCACGTGCCGCAGCCAGGCGAAGATGTTCCCCGCGTTCGATGTCGCCCGTCCCGTGACGGTGCGCCGCGCGTCCAGGCGGTAGCACCAGAGCCCCGGCGGAACGGCCGGCGCGGGATCGTCGCGCAGCACGCGCACCGCCGCCGTCGTGCCGACCGTGAGCCCCACCGTGCGGCCGACCGCGCCCATCCCCAGGCTGGCGCACGCGCCATCGCCCAGGGCAGGAAACCAGGGGATCGCCGCCAGCTCCGGCCAGCGGGCGGCGAACTCCGGCGTCAGTCCTCGAAGCGGCTCGTCACTGATGTCGGGCAGTCGCTCGGGGGACAGGCCGACTGCGTCGACGACGGCATCGTCCCACTGCATCCGGCGCAGGTCCATCAGCCCCGTGCCGGACGCCATCGACACCGACGTGCGCGCCTCGCCGAACAGCCGCAGCGCCAGCACCTCGCCGATGGAGCCCCAGGTGGCGGCGCGCGGGAAGGTATCGCCCGCCGCGCCGTGGAGCCAGACCAGCCGCGCCGCCGGGTACGCCTCGTGGACGAAGCAGCCGGTCCGCAGGTGCACCACTTCCGCATCCAGCCTCGAACGCAGCGCATCCGCGGCGGCGCGGGCGCGGCCGTCGCCCCAGCCGGTGAGCGGGGTGACGGGGCATCCCTCCGCGTCCATCCCCACCAGGCCGTGCCAGAAAGTGGCGAGCGCTACGGCCGCGGGTTCGATCTCGGCTTCCCGGCCGATCGCCACCGCCCGGTCGATGGCGCGAAGGCAGCGGGCCAGCAGCGACTCCGCATCCACCTGCATCCCGCCGTCCGGCGTGGAGTCCCACGCGTACAGCTCGCGCGCGGCCTCCGCGAGCGGAGCGCAGGACGCGTCCAGCCACTGCGCCCGCACGGACGACGAGCCCACGTCGACCGCGAGGATCCATGGCCCGCGCCGGGCGGGCGGAACGGCGGTGCTCATGAGGAGCGCAATCTACCGTCGCAGGCGCGCCGGGGCCACGAACGAACGAGGCGCCCCCGCCAGCCGGCGAAGGCGCCCCGTCTCCCGGATCGCAATCAGAAGTTCCCGGTCCCGCTGACCCCGCGGTTGTCGAAGTCCTCACGCAGCCGCTCGGTCGCTTCCCGCGCCAGCCGGTGCGTTTCCTCCAGGTCGGCGCCAGCACCCGTGCCGGAGCCTGATCCACTGGTGCCCCCGGGCGAGCTGCTCATCCCGCCGTGCCGCGACGGCCGGTCGCTTTCGTCCGCGCCGTGCAGGTAGTCGGAGCCCGCCTGCCCTTCGCTCTTGCTCCAGTCCCGGCCGCCGGTCTCCGGGCTGCTCGTCCCGCTGACGTCGCCGCCCGCGGCCGACATCGACTGTGCGGCACCCAGCCCCGAGCCGGTGCCCGGCGTGTTGTCGAGCCCCGCGGTATCCAGGTCCTGGTCCGTCGGAATCCGGTCGTCGTTCGCCATTGGGAGCTCCCCCGTGTTCTCGTGAGCAGGCCGATGTCCCGGTGCCGCAACCACATCGGCGCGCTTTCGTGATGATTCCGCGCGTCACCGGGGGCCAAAGGCACGTGCAACTGGCGTTCCATCCACCGCACTGTCGCAGCCTCTACAGCATTTGACAAACGTTATACAATGCGGTACGCTTCTGGCGGAAGCCGGCGGGCGGCAGCGTAGCCGGGTGGCACGCGGGCCCCGTCAAATCACAGGAGCAGAATCCGATGCAGACTACCGCGACCCAGAGCACCAACGACGTCCTGACGCGCGCCGACGTACTTACCGAGGACGAACTCGACACCCTGCCGATGGGCATGATCCAGCTGGACCGCAACGGCACGGTGCTCAAGTTCAACCAGGCGGAAAGCACCCTGGCGCACGTGGACAAGAAGGACGCGATCGGAAAGAGCTTCTTCGACGAGGTGGCGCCGTGCACCAAGGTGCAGCAGTTCCACGGCGCCTTCGTGCAGGGCGTGCAGCAGCGCAGCCTGCACACCGCCTTTCCGTACCAGTTCCGCTTTCGCGACGGACGGCAGAAGAACGTGAATATCTCCATGTTCTACAGCGCCAGCACCGATTCCGTGTGGGTGCTGGTGCAGCGGCCGCAGTCCTGAGTTTCGCGCGGCGGAACGCAGTCTGAAGTAGCGGGGGGCGGGGCGCACCACCAGCGCCGCGCCCCCCTATGAGTATGGACCACGAGCGGAGGGTGGATGGCGACACGAGAGTGGCCGCGCAGGCTGGGGTTCGCGGTAAAGGTGGTGGGCCGCGAGGGGATGAAGAGCAACGATTCGCGGCGCTGGCAGAGCGATCCGCACGTGCGAACCTCCATCCAGTACCTGCGCGACATCCTGGACTACCTCGACAAGGTCGACATCCGGATGTACCGCATCTCGTCGGACTTCGTGCCCTACTGCACGCATCCGGACCTGCCCCGGTTCCACGGCCAGATCCCGGAATGCCGCGACGAGCTCGCCGAGCTGGGCCGCACGGCCCGCGAGCGAGGTATCCGCCTGTCGCTGCACCCCTCGCAGTACGTGCTGCTGTCAGCGCTGGACCCGGCCATCAGCGACAAGGGGATCTGGGACGTCAACAGCCAGGCCGAGCTGCTGGACGCGATGGAGCAGGGGCCCGAGGCGGTGGTGGTGCTTCACCTGGGAGGCGCCTACGGAGACAAGAACGCGGCGATCGGGCGGTTCATCGAGAACTATCCGCGCCTGTCCGAGGCCGGCCGGCGGCGGCTGGTGATCGAGAACGACGAAACGCTGTACACCGTGCAGGACTGCCTGCGCGTGCACGAGGCCACGGGGGTGCGGCTGATCTTCGACCACCAGCACCACCTGCTGAACCCGGGAACCCTGCCGATGGGCGAGGCGTGCCGCGCCGCCCTTCGCACCTGGCCCGCCGGCGTGCAGCCCAAGGTGCACTTCTCGTCGCCGAAGCTGGATTCACGGACGGTCACCCGCGGCAAGAAGGAGGTGCTGGCGCCCCCGCTGCTGTCGCAGCACGCGGACTACGTGCACCCGTGGGAGTTCGCGGGCTTTCTGCGCGAGGCGGGTCCGGAGCCCTTCGACGTGATGCTCGAGGCCAAGATGAAGGACACGGCACTGCTCAAGCTGCGCGCAGACCTCGGCAAGCTCGGTCTCTGGTGAGTGGCGGCGTCAGTGCGGCCTGCGCAAGCGCCTGCGCCGCAGGAACTTGCGTGCGTTCCCAGGGTCATACTCAGGGTACCGGGATCCAGGAGATGGAATGACCCGCAAGCACTTTCTGGGCAGCCTTGCCGGCCTCGCCGCCGCGCCGCTGCTCAGCTCGTTCAAGGGAGGGACTGTGGACGCAGCCGGACCGGAAGAGGGGCAGGAGATCCCGAAGCTCCGCAAGCCGAAGTCCGAGTGGCGCCGGCTGCTTCCGGCCGCCGCCTACGCCGTGCTGTTCGAGGATGACACGGAGCGGCCGTTCAGCAGCCCGTTGAACAATGAGAAGCGCGAGGGCGTGTTCGTCTGCGCCGCCTGCAGCCTGCCGCTCTTCCAGTCTGCCGCCAAGTTCGAAAGCGGCACCGGCTGGCCCAGCTTCTTCCAGCCGATCGCGGGGCGGGTGGGCACCAAGCGAGACTACTGGATGGTCTTCCCGCGCACGGAGTACCACTGCATCCGGTGCGAGGGCCACCAGGGCCACGTCTTCAACGACGGGCCGCGGCCCACGGGCAAGCGCTACTGCAACAACGGCCTGGCGCTCCAGTTTGTTCCCGCCGGGCAGCGGCTTCCGGCGCTGAGGACCTGATTCCGCCACTCACCGTGGACGCAGACGGTTCCACTTACGGGAAAGGGGGGCAGCCGGTGATCCGGCTGCCCCCTTCGACATGTTCGTCCCGAGCAGGGAATGGTCCTTGCCACCCTGCCGCAAACGTTTGAATCCATGGTCCGTGCGGTGATCGTACACCGCACATGGTCCACGCGGCCCTGCGACCGTCGAGTGGTGACGCGCGGCCCGGGTCCGCCGTCTGACAGGCGAAAGCAACACACCCGAATGCAGGAGAGAAGTGGGATGTACTCTGTAGGAGACGCCGGCCAGGATGCCGGGAACGTGGAAAGTCCGAATGGCCAGCAGGTGTTCCGCGTGTGGAGCGATGGACAGGGCACGTACGTATTGAGAATCGGAGAGGAGATGTCGCTCTCCGCGTTTCGCGATGTGGTTTTCGAAGGTGACCGTGGGGCGTGCCTCACCTTCGTCTCGCAGCGCCTCGCGCCCGAGCCTGCCGACACCGAGCAGCGGCCCCGGCCGATTCCCCAGGCCATGGCGGCTGCCTG
This Longimicrobium sp. DNA region includes the following protein-coding sequences:
- the msrB gene encoding peptide-methionine (R)-S-oxide reductase MsrB; amino-acid sequence: MTRKHFLGSLAGLAAAPLLSSFKGGTVDAAGPEEGQEIPKLRKPKSEWRRLLPAAAYAVLFEDDTERPFSSPLNNEKREGVFVCAACSLPLFQSAAKFESGTGWPSFFQPIAGRVGTKRDYWMVFPRTEYHCIRCEGHQGHVFNDGPRPTGKRYCNNGLALQFVPAGQRLPALRT
- a CDS encoding PAS domain-containing protein, with amino-acid sequence MQTTATQSTNDVLTRADVLTEDELDTLPMGMIQLDRNGTVLKFNQAESTLAHVDKKDAIGKSFFDEVAPCTKVQQFHGAFVQGVQQRSLHTAFPYQFRFRDGRQKNVNISMFYSASTDSVWVLVQRPQS
- the uvsE gene encoding UV DNA damage repair endonuclease UvsE; protein product: MATREWPRRLGFAVKVVGREGMKSNDSRRWQSDPHVRTSIQYLRDILDYLDKVDIRMYRISSDFVPYCTHPDLPRFHGQIPECRDELAELGRTARERGIRLSLHPSQYVLLSALDPAISDKGIWDVNSQAELLDAMEQGPEAVVVLHLGGAYGDKNAAIGRFIENYPRLSEAGRRRLVIENDETLYTVQDCLRVHEATGVRLIFDHQHHLLNPGTLPMGEACRAALRTWPAGVQPKVHFSSPKLDSRTVTRGKKEVLAPPLLSQHADYVHPWEFAGFLREAGPEPFDVMLEAKMKDTALLKLRADLGKLGLW
- a CDS encoding gluconokinase; amino-acid sequence: MSTAVPPARRGPWILAVDVGSSSVRAQWLDASCAPLAEAARELYAWDSTPDGGMQVDAESLLARCLRAIDRAVAIGREAEIEPAAVALATFWHGLVGMDAEGCPVTPLTGWGDGRARAAADALRSRLDAEVVHLRTGCFVHEAYPAARLVWLHGAAGDTFPRAATWGSIGEVLALRLFGEARTSVSMASGTGLMDLRRMQWDDAVVDAVGLSPERLPDISDEPLRGLTPEFAARWPELAAIPWFPALGDGACASLGMGAVGRTVGLTVGTTAAVRVLRDDPAPAVPPGLWCYRLDARRTVTGRATSNAGNIFAWLRHVLALPPADELEAQLSAMRPAAHGMTVVPRLVPERPPRPGGPEWAVMAGMTQATGPVEIARAWLEAAAFTMADALDAVEADGGPAAEVVAGGGALHASPAWARMVADALGRPLRLAPDPETTLRGAALVALERLGVIGDAMEFAAADREGVVLQPDAEAHEVYHAARALTRLADETQPSARSLSS